One genomic window of Anthonomus grandis grandis chromosome 3, icAntGran1.3, whole genome shotgun sequence includes the following:
- the LOC126733780 gene encoding uncharacterized protein LOC126733780: MHSMYKLKHPYKSVSYDTYRTIFSTDFNISFGYPRSDTCSKCDEFNARLKSLNLRLTQNITLEIKEFLNRKIRKLTLEKELHKKKTEAFYARKRQARLQSRKSIEIEAVAMDYQKNLPVPNITTNDVYYKRQLSFYSFNIHRLLDADSVFYTYSEEVAKKGSNEVCSFLEDYVTHHLPSSVKILIIFCDSCGGQNKNFTVFRYLHYLVHQKKRFQTIKVVFPIRGHSFMECDKNMGIINCKSKTELPSDWVRVFKLARVKPTPYKIEEVNDSLIRDWSAFLSPLYVKKCPFLSRPIRELEVTVNHPRMILHRETYNGSWTTSIVTKPVSKLIRGPPLSEKEFHYPPRAYNGKIPISREKYKDLQQLKKFCDESTISFYDNLPVLPAKKIPKMNRREKPVKTTKNKR, from the exons ATGCACtcaatgtataaattaaaacatccatATAAATCTGTGTCTTACGACACTTACAGAACTATTTTTTCGACTGATTTTAATATCAGTTTTGGATATCCCCGCTCTGACACCTGTTCCAAGTGCGATGAATTCAATGCTAGATTAAAGTCGCTAAATTTAAGGCTTACCCAAAACATCACTTTGGAAATAAAAGAGTTCCTAAATCGCAAAATAAGAAAGCTTACATTAGAGAAAGaacttcataagaaaaaaacagaagccTTTTATGCTAGGAAGAGACAAGCTCGACTTCAAAGTAGGAAATCAATTGAGATAGAAGCGGTGGCCATGGACTACCAAAAAAACTTACCAGTCCCGAACATAACGACTAATGACGTCTATTATAAGCgtcaattatctttttattcttttaacatCCATAGACTTTTGGATGCTGATTCAGTATTTTATACCTATTCAGAAGAAGTAGCTAAGAAGGGTTCTAATGAGGTATGTTCTTTTTTAGAAGATTATGTTACTCATCATCTTCCTAGTAGcgttaagattttaataattttttgcgacTCTTGTGGAggacaaaataagaactttaCAGTGTTTCGCTATTTGCACTACCTGGTCCACCAAAAAAAGAGGTTTCAAACTATCAAAGTTGTATTTCCGATTAGGGGCCACTCATTTATGGAGTGTGACAAAAATATGGGTATAATTAACTGCAAATCCAAGACCGAACTACCTTCAGACTGGGTTCGGGTTTTCAAGTTAGCTAGAGTTAAACCAACACCTTATAAAATAGAAGAAGTTAACGACAGCCTTATAAGAGACTGGAGTGCATTTTTGTCTCCTTTGTATGTAAAGAAGTGTCCGTTTTTGAGTCGACCAATAAGAGAGTTGGAAGTCACTGTGAATCATCCAAGAATGATTCTTCATCGTGAAACCTATAATGGATCTTGGACTACTTCCATCGTAACTAAACCAGTCTCCAAACTCATACGAGGCCCACCTTTATCTGAAAAGGAGTTTCACTATCCACCACGAGCTTATAATG gtaaaattcctATTTCAAGAGAAAAATACAAAGATCTACAGCAACTGAAAAAATTTTGTGACGAGAGCACGATTTCCTTTTACGACAATCTTCCTGTACTACCCGCAAAGAAAATCCCTAAAATGAACAGAAGAGAAAAGCCcgttaaaacaacaaaaaataagcgctaa